One region of Armigeres subalbatus isolate Guangzhou_Male chromosome 3, GZ_Asu_2, whole genome shotgun sequence genomic DNA includes:
- the LOC134225944 gene encoding golgin-84 — MSWLQDLAGKAENILTKIDQNAATVLTRQTNENGDVEAVESLLEVTTVPAVEYSSAVILKPSASKALSLNVKTSSPRGMVRSASSASHERNIFVDIEGGSAKSERQTSSRRSSISSKKDGTVIEFNATPEVSNAASSTGYTLEKELAATKIVLAEIKSERDELKIELDSAQTQLNNSDQEDKIKELEALCQSLIDEKNEMFVKQTLIEDSNAKYIKSISELESIVSKHIQNEQELQQKLNIAKTETDNAISELQQYRVRAHATLQLKEKMIEQLKDNVIPNTESRNGIVNSEQIMLIELEQLKNERLNLVEEISVLNDKFERSKQHWQTTEQRLRGSVSELEGKVEDLQQRLNVETTKLHQLDDDMSIKQKELLSAREEIVKQRTAFSLRIHEKEAEITKLRNRMHHRPTSPSSDLELRLSSLTQSLVQKQNTLESVTAERNALRLQLEKLDTQYRGVVSQVRQQRVPYTSSNETDDAKSQVPNFMVENPFDNKMARRVKRAYSSLDSIGIRLGVFLRRYPLIRILVIFYVALLHLWVMFVLLSSTPA; from the exons ATGTCGTGGCTACAAGACCTGGCCGGAAAGGCAGAAAATATTCTCACAAAAATAGATCAAAATGCAGCGACAGTTCTGACCCGCCAAACAAATGAAAATGGTGATGTGGAAGCCGTGGAATCCCTTTTGGAAGTCACAACCGTTCCCGCTGTTGAATATTCTTCAGCAGTAATCTTGAAACCTTCGGCTTCGAAAGCACTTTCCTTGAATGTGAAAACTTCATCTCCCAGAGGAATGGTTAGATCTGCGTCTTCGGCGTCACACGAAAGGAACATTTTTGTCGATATTGAGGGAGGTTCCGCGAAGTCTGAGAGACAAACATCATCTCGGAGAAGCTCCATCAGTTCAAAAAAAGATGGAACTGTTATTGAGTTCAATGCCACTCCAGAGGTCAGTAATGCGGCTTCCAGTACTGGATACACATTAGAAAAAGAGCTGGCTGCAACGAAAATCGTTCTAGCGGAAATTAAATCCGAAAGAGACGAGTTGAAAATCGAGTTAGACAGTGCTCAAACGCAATTAAACAATTCTGACCAAGAAGATAAGATCAAAGAGCTGGAAGCTTTGTGTCAATCATTGATTGATGAGAAAAATGAGATGTTTGTCAAGCAAACCCTAATAGAAGATTCCAATGCCAAATACATCAAATCGATATCGGAGCTAGAATCGATAGTTTCGAAACATATTCAGAACGAACAAGAACTCCAACAAAAACTGAATATCGCTAAAACGGAAACTGATAACgccatttcggaattgcaacaGTATCGAGTGAGAGCCCATGCAACCCTTCAATTGAAGGAGAAAATGATCGAACAGTTAAAGGATAACGTAATCCCAAACACCGAGAGTAGGAACGGCATAGTAAATTCTGAGCAAATTATGCTTATTGAACTGGAACAATTGAAAAACGAACGGCTTAATCTAGTTGAAGAGATCTCCGTTCTCAACGACAAGTTTGAACGGAGCAAACAGCATTGGCAAACGACGGAGCAGAGACTCCGAGGCTCCGTGAGTGAGCTGGAGGGCAAGGTAGAAGACTTGCAGCAGCGGTTAAACGTAGAAACTACCAAGCTGCACCAGCTGGATGATGACATGAGCATCAAACAAAAAGAATTGCTTTCAGCGCGGGAGGAAATCGTCAAGCAACGAACTGCATTTTCCCTTCGAATTCATGAGAA aGAAGCGGAAATTACAAAGCTGCGCAACAGAATGCACCATCGGCCCACCAGTCCCTCTTCGGATTTGGAGCTCAGATTATCTTCTCTCACACAATCGCTAGTGCAGAAACAGAATACCTTGGAATCTGTTACCGCCGAGAGGAATGCGCTGCGTCTTCAACTTGAGAAATTGGAT ACTCAATACCGAGGAGTGGTCTCACAAGTCCGACAGCAACGAGTGCCATACACAAGTTCCAATGAAACAGATGATG CCAAATCACAGGTACCGAACTTCATGGTCGAAAATCCCTTCGACAACAAAATGGCAAGGCGCGTGAAACGGGCCTACTCGTCGTTGGATTCCATCGGCATACGGCTGGGTGTGTTTCTTCGTCGATATCCGTTGATTCGGATATTGGTCATTTTCTACGTTGCCCTACTGCAcctgtgggtaatgtttgtgcTTCTATCATCCACGCCGGCGTAG